In a genomic window of Besnoitia besnoiti strain Bb-Ger1 chromosome XI, whole genome shotgun sequence:
- a CDS encoding hypothetical protein (encoded by transcript BESB_021610), with the protein MVAPAGVPDQDSGCRLPLVETPASPHRIPAAAEASQPCRYMPFAPEWCLRRGVAHLPVGERSGPPDTVMFKLLPPPHVSAEVSHRARGGRHGGKRQADQLLERGCDRLFPFMFRDLTSHEQREAAVRRLLAARKVRATSADQALAGTAPSPAPAQDSPAGGGVGGGRHGGTTVKRGPTWADETHAETPCQSGDTQSSGHGHPTSAPASAAPTAPLQGPAEDTADSEIRAGEGQCSAADGEGDGESATGKEDDTSPEDSGKCSDAGSTKSSLQARGCERERGSLSSVGPGIGAGLLGAGGSPTCSSLFSFGFQCFAVNTAGDTLAAACADTIHLYCMATKTLHVSVRLPHPPSPTCACASPSAPGLERGSSSPWASSDRPARSCAAERCCVRDNAGRGAAPRALLPVQRLQFADEDRLLLAATACGHLYVYFLSHQPGPALLAYINLREAYVQALGRLRFLSGASPSDAEAPAGEPRPDWRRAGPGARDPVARLSGERPEGAEPDVAASTFERLETLGDGEGVADCDSASPSNSDDAASSGHGARGNIVLAAVELLEIRYPPAILTGAHRSTDTWRLAAAAAAAAADQGLSSHASGSEADSGLGEEAASPKGARASAPADFAERAALSPSGCLVLLVSYAPDSTAGSWDASSDTHGARRRARLRRRYSAPLALHVELRPTLLLLRHLELQRCGRAALLSPAAARCDEFSSSSRAETSVVPRLPAASAAPSRGTGDVVRSLLAGFPLRLLPHPFPCCRAVVVWSSSFTLLDDSRIGRFSLNAKGGGADAAAPPASAVSSRAECRFPFAVFRVRVPAEPTGAPPPARSAPAPAPAAETGSGEAGSAQELASTGAGGTDPAVTSPGVYSTRSETATLLTGGQESKSPPLCAELTRLGTKTLEDTDSSASAHAGLGAAAKTDLCSTVAEAGGELRSGGISRRASGGDDRQTVRALDSLTPQQPRERLVALVAVSCPDGYLVLVDWRQRRRQVISVRSGVSGGLAPRARAEARVLWGATMIGASAASAREVSVRDDGEVLLLRCADRVVVTRLVYPWTCPPVERKTLLQIHRDQQREQRQQFALQMQKQQLLIHQRGESRGGCGARGRGRGRGRGFFGWCRNRKRARRGEDEEEDEEASGGSESGGDEDTEAPDDKKKETGGRKEEDMGEGSEAAAAAREETSVAEKGRRPAQERDASCKSDASGAAGAERQPQSQDARSSGPRDAEDAAAGWNGAGEGEPTRGENRVVRHSDSREACSDRHPDGADATSLAPGRVPGNPAAESHRASSDAALAHATEARKANDRHSIASDESDGEAGLKEYCVDDGGALIITQFIHMDCVQRESYTALSIASSATAHKGLAAAAVDRNGLAALYFLDLSAVVAVEAKVLVLEASKLSPFKQIHWVPDVHCTQLSGLSAAEAQSNELANPKPRSFAPALSRRADAAVPAAVQTQPPRSPLEDDAARRESEPRVGVTPQPRARGARGESATRWWSDGQRAVRGGESAGAGPSGSGNFSCLVALEKKWGTLLFFYPKRTKVWWLLLPDFERLDRNREEIEAADEFDRDSSKLPPWLRATAQPPAHAPQDTARSPAGGTASKKGKTRTRAPFSARDIAGSQTATGEVAAISLSPPQASSSFLPLRAACDPTLLLPSPSYPFYAPPAGAHGEGLAASYAAYASEKPTSSGRAIAEAEDAEAAAHAAISRACRHLCLGEDASPPRGEKRLREEDAELVARRRRGRGSDSFPLSEGNEATLVAYDGCIPVNFHAKDAADLRKCRDDEGEPHFSEGCLKKDLEARAEPQAAETSAASSPASSREQQDLAEAALTLAASAEEAADKVLISLLESSSLAGQGRGVFGVFFGEHPLASELLARVRGSGRASSPPIRECGDSAVEGNSAQSRDGHAGAKGKSQVLHGLAEDTTKKETVDSWGVRREWLTDYASRFPAKKRSVVLAREMNGSFAPAAATENSNGAGDSAGSPVRDLPSVYREAMRRSREAFSAMAAARDSYWKMYAAASLNEG; encoded by the exons ATGGTAGCCCCTGCAGGGGTCCCAGATCAGGACTCCGGCTGCCGGCTGCCGCTTGTAGAGACGCCAGCGAGTCCGCATCGGATtcctgcggctgccgaggCGTCACAGCCATGTCGCTACATGCCCTTCGCGCCTGAGTggtgcctgcgccgcggcgtcgcccacCTTCCTGTGGGCGAGCGGTCAGGGCCTCCGGACACGGTTATGTTCAAACTTCTTCCGCCCCCCCACGTGAGCGCCGAGGTTTCACATCgtgcgagaggcgggcggcacGGAGGAAAACGACAAGCTGACCAGCTGCTGGAGCGGGGATGCGACCGGCTTTTTCCCTTCATGTTTCGGGATCTGACGTCGCACGAGCAACGCGAGGCAGCTGTGAGGCGTCTCCTTGCGGCGCGGAAAGTCAGGGCGACTTCGGCGGATCAGGCGCTGGCCGGCACGGCTCCGTCCCCGGCGCCTGCCCAAGACTCGCCGGCTGGCGGAGGAGTTGGTGGAGGCAGGCACGGCGGGACAACAGTCAAGAGAGGCCCGACGTGGGCGGACGAAACACATGCAGAGACCCCATGCCAGTCTGGGGATACGCAGAGCTCAGGCCACGGTCACCCGACGTCTGCGCcagcttctgctgctccCACGGCTCCTCTGCAGGGACCGGCAGAGGACACGGCGGACTCCGAGATACGCGCGGGAGAAGGCCAGTGCTCTGctgccgacggcgaaggcgatggCGAGTCTGCGACCGGAAAAGAAGACGATACGAGCCCCGAAGACTCGGGAAAATGCTCTGACGCCGGCAGCACTAAgtcgtcgctgcaggcgcgtgggtgtgagcgcgagagaggctcCCTTTCTTCCGTGGGGCCTGGCATTGGCGCCGGGCTGTTGGGCGCCGGGGGCTCGCCGACTTGCTCGTCTCTGTTTTCGTTTGGATTTCAGTGTTTCGCTGTGAACACAGCAGGCGACACGCttgccgcggcctgcgcggacACGATACATCTCTACTGCATGGCTACAAAGACTCTCCACGTCTCCGTTCGCCTTCCGCATCCCCCGTCGCCAActtgcgcgtgcgcgtctccctcggctCCCGGCCTCGAGCGAgggtcttcgtcgccctggGCCTCATCCGACCGACCggcgcgctcctgcgccgccgagaggtGCTGCGTGCGAGACAATgcaggaagaggcgcggcgcctcgggcgctgcTTCCGGTCCAGCGTCTGCAGTTCGCCGACGAAGaccggctgctgctggcggcgacggcgtgcgGGCACTTGTATGTCTATTTCCTCTCCCACCAGCCAGGACCCGCGCTGCTTGCGTATATCAACTTGCGCGAGGCATATGTGCAGGCTCTcggccgccttcgcttcctctccggtgcgtcgccctcggatgcggaggcgccggcgggcgagccgcggcccGACTGGCGCAGGGCAGGCCCCGGGGCCAGAGACCCAGTCGCCCGGCTCTCGGGCGAGAGacccgagggcgcggagccggATGTGGCGGCGTCGACTTTTGAGCGACTGGAGACTttgggcgacggcgagggggTGGCGGACTGCGactctgcctcgccgtctaATTCGGACGATGCGGCCTCCTCCGGGCACGGAGCGCGAGGGAACATCGTCCTCGCAGCCGTGGAACTGCTGGAGATACGCTATCCTCCCGCCATTCTCACGGGCGCGCACCGGAGTACAGACACGTGGAGactggcggctgctgctgcagccgctgccgctgaccAAGGCTTGTCCTCCCATGCCTCGGGAAGCGAAGCCGACAGCGGACTcggcgaagaggctgcgtcgcctaagggtgcgcgcgcctccgcgccagcagatttcgcggagcgcgcggcgctctccccGTCCGGGTGTCTCGTCTTGCTGGTTTCGTATGCACCTGACAGCACAGCCGGGAGCTGGGACGCTTCTTCAGATACTCACGGggcgagacgaagagccaggctgcggcgtcgctaCTCCGCTCCTCTTGCCCTCCACGTGGAGTTGAGGCcgacgctgctgctgctgcgtcacCTGGAACTCCAGCGTTgtgggcgcgcggcgcttctctcgcctgcagcggcccgTTGCGATGagttttcttcgtcttctcgtgCGGAAACTTCTGTGGTGCCCCGGCttccggcggcctcggccgcTCCGTCGCGCGGCACAGGCGACGTGGTGCGCTCGCTTCTTGCCGGGTTTCCGTTGCGTCTGCTTCCGCATCCCTTTCcgtgctgccgcgccgtcgtGGTGTGGAGTTCGAGCTTCACACTCCTTGACGACTCGCGCATTGGTCGCTTCTCCCTCAATGCaaaaggcggcggcgcagacgccgcggcccctCCGGCAAGCGCGGTGAGCAGCAGAGCGGAGTGCCGCTTTCCCTTCGCCGTTTTTCGAGTCAGAGTTCCTGCGGAGCCGACaggggctccgccgcccgcgcgcagcgccccggcgcccgcccctgcagcggagacaggaagCGGCGAGGCTGGCAGCGCACAGGAGCTAGCCTCTACAGGAGCCGGGGGAACCGATCCCGCGGTGACCTCCCCCGGCGTCTACAGCACCCGGAGCGAGACTGCGACGCTGTTGACTGGCGGCCAAGAGTCGAAGTCGCCCCCCCTCTGTGCGGAGTTGACCAGGCTGGGGACGAAGACCTTGGAAGACACAGActccagcgcgagcgcgcacGCTGgactcggcgcggcggcgaagactgaCTTGTGCAGCACCGTCGCCGAGGCGGGGGGAgagctccgcagcggcggcatcTCGAGGCGAGCATCCGGCGGCGATGACCGTCAGACGGTTCGCGCGCTGGACTCGCtcacgccgcagcagccccgcgagcgcctcgtcgccctcgtcgcagTTAGTTGCCCGGACGGGTAtctcgtcctcgtcgactGGCGACAGCGCAGACGGCAGGTGATCTCGGTTCGCAGCGGGGTGTCTGgcggcctggcgccgcgcgcgcgagcggaggccaGAGTGCTTTGGGGTGCGACGATGATTGgtgcgtcggcggcctcggcgcgggaGGTCTCCgtgcgcgacgacggcgaggttctgcttcttcgctgcgcagACCGCGTCGTAGTCACCCGGCTGGTGTATCCCTGGACGTGCCCGCCAGTCGAGCGGAAGACGCTCCTGCAGATCCACCGCGACCAGCAGCGCGAACAGAGGCAGCAGTTCGCGCTGCAGATGCAGAAACAGCAGCTGCTGATTCATCAGCGCGGtgagagccgcggaggctgcggtgcccgcgggcgaggcaggggCCGTGGGCGCGGCTTTTTCGGGTGGTGCCGCAACCGCaagcgcgctcgccgcggagaagacgaagaagaggacgaggaagccAGTGGCGGCTCAGAGAgtggcggagacgaagacacCGAGGCCCCCGACGATAAAAAGAAGGAGACTGGGGGCCGCAAAGAGGAAGACATGGGAGAAGGCTCtgaggctgccgcagctgcgagagaggagacgagtgTAGCCGAGAAggggcggaggcctgcgcagGAGCGGGACGCGAGCTGCAAGTCAGATGCGAgcggggctgcaggcgcggagcggcagCCACAGAGCCAAGACGCGCGATCAAGCGgaccgcgcgacgccgaggacgcggccgccgggtGGAACGGcgcgggggagggagagccgacgagaggcgagaaCAGAGTGGTGCGCCACTCGgactcgcgcgaggcctgcagcgacAGGCATCCCGATGGGGCGGATGCGACTTCGCTAGCTCCTGGGCGGGTGCCAGGCAATCCGGCAGCGGAGTCGCATCGCGCGTCGTCAGACGCAGCGCTCGCGCACGCCACCGAGGCCAGGAAAGCCAACGACAGGCATTCTATCGCTTccgacgagagcgacggagaggcggggCTGAAGGAGTACTGCGTGGATGACGGCGGAGCGCTCATCATCACCCAGTTTATTCACATGGACTGCGTGCAGCGGGAGTCCTACACGGCGCTGAGCATAGCCAGCAGCGCGACAGCTCACAAGggtctcgccgctgccgccgtcgaccgcaacgggctcgcggcgctctaCTTCCTGGATCTCTCGGCGGTCGTCGCGGTTGAGGCGAAAGTCCTGGTCTTGGAAGCCTCGAAATTGTCTCCGTTCAAGCAGATTCACTGGGTACCTGATGTGCACTGCACTCAGCTTTCCGGCctgagcgccgcagaggcgcagagcaaCGAACTCGCGAACCCTAAACCGCGTTCgttcgcgcccgcgctctcgcggcgcgcagacgcggccgtGCCCGCGGCAGTCcagacgcagccgccgcgctctcccctggaagacgacgcagcgcgccgtgagtcagagccgcgcgtcggcgtgaCTCCTCAACCcagagctcgcggcgcgcgcggcgaatcCGCGACGCGGTGGTGGTCTGACGGGCAGCGTGCggtgcgaggaggcgagtcggcgggcgcaggcccAAGCGGCAGCGGGAACTTCAGCTGCTTGgtggcgctggagaagaagTGGGGAACGTTGCTCTTCTTCTATCCGAAGCGCACGAAAGTCTGgtggctgctgctgcccgaCTTCGAGAGACTGGACCGCAACCGCGAGGAAAtcgaagccgcagacgaattcgacagagacagcagcaaGCTGCCTCCCTGGCTGCGCGCCACCGCCCAGCcgcccgcgcatgcgccgcaggaCACTGCCAGGTCGCCGGCTGGAGGCACGGCTTCTAAGAAAGGAAAAacccgcacgcgcgcgcccttctcGGCCCGAGACATCGCCGGGTCCCAAACGGCGACAGGCGAG GTCGCGGCgatctcgctgtcgcctccgcaagcgtcgtcttcctttctccctcttcgaGCGGCATGCGACCCGACTCTTCTCCTTCCGTCTCCGTCCTACCCGTTCtacgcgccgccggctggcgcgcacggagagggcctcgcggcttcgTATGCCGCGTACGCTTCGGAAAAACCGACTTCTTCTGGGCGCGCGATCGCTGAGGCTGAGGAcgctgaggccgccgcaCACGCTGCGATCTCCCGTGCCTGTCGTCATCTGTGTCTCGGCGAAGATGCCTCTCCGCcacgcggcgagaagcggcttcgagaggaagacgcggagctcgttgcgcggcgccggcgcggacgaggcagcgactCCTTCCCTCTCAGCGAGGGAAACGAGGCAACTCTGGTCGCGTATGACGGATGTATACCGGTGAATTTCCACGCAAAAGACGCGGCCGACCTTCGCAAATGCAGAGACGATGAAGGCGAGCCCCACTTCTCTGAAGGGTGTCTGAAGAAAGACctcgaagcgcgcgcggagcctcaGGCTGCGGAGACCTCGGCGGCAAGTTCTCCAGCGAGCTCACGAGAGCAACAAGACCTAGCCGAAGCGGCCTTAACTTTAGCCGCGTCggctgaagaagcggcggacAAAGTGCTGATCTCTCTCTTGGAGTCCTCTTCTCTGGCAGGTCAGGGCAGGGGCGTCTTTGGCGTCTTTTTCGGCGAGCATCCACTCGCGAGCGAGCTTttggcgcgcgtgcgcgggagCGGCCGGGCGTCCTCCCCCCCGATTCGCGAATGCGGCGATTCTGCTGTCGAAGGAAATTCTGCTCAGTCTCGGGATGGGCATGCAGGAGCGAAGGGAAAATCGCAGGTTCTTCACGGCCTCGCAGAAGACACGACAAAGAAAGAAACGGTTGATTCCTGGGGAGTCCGACGCGAGTGGCTTACCGACTACGCATCTCGCTTCCCCGCGAAGAAACGGTCTGTTGTCCTTGCCCGCGAGATGAATGGCTCTtttgcgcccgccgcagcgactgAAAACTCAAATGGAGCGGGTGACAGCGCCGGCTCACCTGTCAGGGACCTGCCGAGCGTGTACAGAGAGGCGATGAGGCGGAGCCGAGAGGCCTTCTCTGCCatggctgcagcgcgtgatTCATACTGGAAAATGTAtgcggcagcgtctctcAACGAGGGGTGA
- a CDS encoding hypothetical protein (encoded by transcript BESB_021590): MRASLDLSGPQESGLGGISLPLVLSSGDRGYCACAARLLGFPSHLSGLEVNGEGKRCAHALSPRCTRSRVGSRRVSSGRWIVAHAVVSACREEFSLTLQVHRPAPKAGAAGLEGSSSRGADRKAGFSMLAKERQAKTGQATSLQEALDRTCSATLLEEGFMSGADAAGGGATQTKVLDRDDERSGASANLCAVEKTKCSLVVWDLAGGEGLETRWRAMQEKCDAVVYAVDSTMFAGMERSPVKQRALEEARREILALFYEEYFVLHKDVKFLVLANKQDLRSAASASHILELLDLPEDLQSRLHILPCSAVSGEGLLRGLEWLASSAQCPCFSARDADRSVASTCDSWWHSAAAAAPKLSVDGKASAEMSGGRTVSRGESDQSPKEEQPIPAAGRGLPGSREVVQGAGRGGDSAEGTAAGAKHATARLTCADSAARKTGAGRGNAAVVDLLDDQQELQTGTEFAQKNASPVDIPADLDW, from the exons ATGAGGGCGTCGTTGGACCTGTCTGGGCCTCAGGAATCGGGCCTGGGGGGGATCAGCCTGCCTTTGGTTTTGAGCTCAGGCGACCGGGGGTactgcgcctgcgcagcacgTCTCTTAGGATTTCCTTCGCATCTATCAGGCTTGGAAGTGAACGGCGAAGGCAAACGGTGTGCTcacgctctctcgccgcgctgcacgcgcagCCGGGTTGGGTCGCGAAGAGTGTCCTCAGGTCGTTGGATTGTCGCGCATGCTGTTGTCTCTGCTTGCAGGGAGGAGTTCAGCCTCACGCTCCAGGTCCACCGGCCGGCTCCGAAGGCAGGGGCCGCGGGGCTAGAGGGCAGCTCGTCGAGAGGCGCTGACAGAAAAGCGGGGTTTTCTATGTTGGCGAAggagcggcaggcgaagacTGGGCAGGCGACAAGTCTGCAGGAAGCTCTCGATCGCACTTGCAGCGCCACGCTCTTGGAAGAAGGCTTCATGAGCGGggcggacgccgcaggcggcggggcgaCACAGACCAAGGTTCTGGACAGGGATGACGAGCGTTCCGGGGCTTCGGCGAATCTCTGTGCAGTAGAAAAAACAAAATGTTCGCTCGTCGTCTGGgacctcgcaggcggcgaaggcctcgaAACGCGGTGGAGAGCCATGCAGGAG AAGTGCGACGCGGTCGTGTACGCCGTCGACAGCACGATGTTCGCCGGCATGGAGCGGTCTCCTGTGAAGCAGCGGGCGCTCGAAGAAGCCCGTCGAGAAATACTTGCTCTCTTTTACGAAGAGTACTTCGTTCTGCACAAAGATGTCAAATTCTTGGTCTTGGCTAACAAACAG GATCTTCGGAGTGCAGCATCTGCCTCACATATTCTGGAGTTGTTGGACTTGCCTGAAGATTTGCAGTCCAG GCTCCACATTCTGCCCTGCAGCGCGGTATCCGGCGAAGGCTTGCTGAGAGGCTTGGAGTGgctcgccagcagcgcccaGTGTCCGTGTTTCTCCGCTCGCGATGCAGATCGCAGCGTCGCGTCCACATGCGACAGCTGGTGGCattctgcggcagccgccgctccgAAGCTGAGCGTCGATGGCAAGGCCTCAGCGGAGATGTCAGGCGGAAGGACGGTGAGTCGAGGCGAGTCAGACCAGAGTCCCAAAGAGGAACAACCAATTCCTGCCGCAGGTCGCGGTTTGCCAGGGAGCAGGGAAGTAGTGCAAGGAGCTGGGCGAGGTGGCGACTCGGCAGAAgggacggcggcgggggcgaagCATGCCACAGCAAGACTCACGTGTGCAGattccgcggcgcggaagactgGTGCAGGCCGCGGGAATGCCGCAGTTGTTGATTTGTTAGATGACCAGCAAGAGTTGCAGACCGGCACAGAGTTCGCTCAGAAAAACGCATCGCCTGTGGACATTCCAGCCGATCTCGACTGGTGA
- a CDS encoding hypothetical protein (encoded by transcript BESB_021580) has protein sequence MAPPSERRNRLKKGKKAGSESLRGRRLAELQRDSLDCNAAEALQGPAAERPTEEQKRAAAEAKLRAMCAAFWGDEDGEIVPASSSVASAASAAEEGCRAKCRRGAESAADTAGVSSLPADRAADSEELMETSCWKKPRRKDKSAQRGVAGCALSSSASDSIEHILDADFLLPCKKRRKGDEKERPINSSDVGGSASPNAPAPVSARDDSTAQARGDRASAQRHSAGKGAPASSAGRGSGLFGRRDKGEGPPGGESAAEKARRTREEEAERKARTMFDETVRDIRKLVYPHLGTFQRRQYFSAALRALGAKKLKGQRMPLPELRSRQARTKENIAKRLEEERHLGVSTHLDRRGYLQAAERHKKHQREQKRSRQHVRSALGSAGRLDKQQMKKLRVKASS, from the exons ATGGCGCCTCCTTCGGAGCGACGGAACCGGCTCAAaaaggggaagaaggcgggcAGCGAGTCGCTGAGGGGGAGACGCCTTGCCGAGCTCCAGAGAGATTCTCTAGACTGcaacgccgccgaggccctgCAGGGACCCGCGGCTGAGCGGCCGACCGAAGAGCAAAAGCGGGCGGCAGCTGAAGCGAAACTGAGAGCCATGTGTGCTGCGTTTTGGGGAGATGAAGATGGGGAAATCGTGCCGGCAAGCTCCTCCGTCGctagcgccgcctccgctgcagaagAGGGCTGCCGAGCGAAGTGCCGTCGTGGCGCCGAATCGGCCGCAGACACAGCGGGCGTGTCTTCCCTCCCGGCCGATCGCGCTgccgacagcgaggaacTGATGGAGACAAGCTGCTGGAAAAAGCCGCGTAGGAAGGACAAGagtgcgcagcgcggcgttGCTGGCTGTGCACTGTCATCATCTGCCTCGGACTCCATCGAACACATCCTCGACGCGGATTTCTTGCTGCCCTgcaagaagcggaggaaaggCGACGAGAAAGAGCGGCCGATCAACAGCTCGGACGTCGGCGGGTCCGCCTCGCCCAACGCTCCCGCTCCAGTCTCGGCACGCGACGACtcgacggcgcaggcgcggggcgaCCGCGCGAGTGCGCAGCGGCACTCTGCAGGAAAAGGAGCTCCTGCCTCTTCGGCTGGACGAGGCTCTGGGCTGTTCGGAAGGCGCGACAAAGGGGAAGGGCCACCTGGCGGCGAGtcggccgcggagaaagcgagaaggacgcgcgaggaggaagcggagcggAAAGCTAGGACGATGTTCGATGAAACAGTTAGAGACATTCGCAAGCTGG TGTATCCTCACCTCGGGACTTTCCAGCGTCGTCAGTACTTCAGCGCAGCGCTTCGAGCCTTAGGAGCGA AAAAGCTGAAGGGGCAGCGCATGCCACTGCCTGAGCTGCGgtcgaggcaggcgcgcacgAAGGAAAATATTGCAAAGAGGCttgaagaagagaggcaccTTGGGGTGTCCACGCATCTCGATAGGCGGGGCTACTTGCAGGCTGCTGAACGCCACAAGAAACACCAGCGAGAGCAAAAACGCAGCCGTCAGCACGTGCGCAGCGCTCTTGGTTCGGCTGGACGCCTCGACAAGCAACAAATGAAGAAACTGCGAGTGAAGGCCTCTTCGTAA
- a CDS encoding hypothetical protein (encoded by transcript BESB_021600) — MESSGRPRQESHSPLPVSFASGSSAGSSPPLSRQSGNASYASSSPPWSPAPFCPPGASSGRRLLLALALACQVLITCVVAAIECLGGAARRAVGSCARWLARSLSGPEGGEAGCGQRVKSCTRLLERPWSTRSENGGGAASGRGARRSRPAGSASFSAGCGKLGKPRFSID, encoded by the coding sequence ATGGAATCCTccgggcggccgcgccaggAGTCGCACAGCCCTCTGCCTGTGTCTTTCGCCTCGGGGTCCTCGGCCGGCTcatctcctcctctctctcgccagtCAGGCAACGCCTCCTACGCGTCGTCGTCACCCCCATGGTCTCCTGCCCCCTTCTGCCCTCCGGGCGCCTCCAgtgggcggcggctgctcctggcgctcgccctcgcgtgcCAGGTTCTTATCACCTGCGTGGTGGCTGCGATTGAGTGTCTCGGCggagcggctcgccgcgcggtcgGCTCCTGCGCGAGGTGGCTCGCCCGCAGCCTCTCAGGGCcagaggggggggaagcTGGCTGTGGTCAGAGAGTGAAGAGCTGTACGAGGCTGCTGGAGCGGCCTTGGTCGACGCGTTCGGAGAACGGCGGGGGAGCAGCCTccggccgaggcgcgcgaagatcGCGTCCTGccggctccgcctccttctctgcgggcTGCGGCAAGCTGGGAAAACCGCGATTCTCTATCGACTAA